The Ziziphus jujuba cultivar Dongzao chromosome 7, ASM3175591v1 genome includes a region encoding these proteins:
- the LOC107425062 gene encoding probable mannitol dehydrogenase isoform X2, with product MVKAAEQEHPIPATGLAAQDSSGVLSPFNFSRRETGEKDVRFRVLYCGICHSDLHMAKNEWGTSIYPLIPGHEIVGVVTEVGDKVQKFKIGDNVGVGCMVGACHSCENCNKNNLENYCPNMIFTYSAKYHDGTVTYGGYSDHMVADEHYVVRIPDGLPLDAGAPLLCAGITVYSPLKYFGLDNPGTRVGIVGLGGLGHVAVKFAKAMGANVTVISTSINKKEEALEKLGADSFLVSRDQDQMNAAIGTLDSIIDTVSAVHSLLPLIRLLKSHGKLVMVGVPEKPLEQPIFPLLMGRKIVAGSAMGGMKETQEIIEFGAKHNIRADIELIPADYVNTAMKRLVKGDINYRFVIDVGNTLKSSN from the exons atggtgaaagcAGCAGAACAAGAACATCCAATTCCAGCCACCGGATTAGCAGCCCAAGATTCTTCTGGTGTTCTCTCT ccgt TCAATTTCTCCCGGAG GGAAACAGGAGAGAAGGACGTAAGATTCAGGGTGTTGTACTGTGGGATATGCCACTCTGATTTGCACATGGCCAAAAACGAATGGGGCACTTCTATTTACCCTCTTATACCTGG GCATGAAATTGTCGGTGTAGTAACAGAGGTGGGTGATAAAGTCCAAAAGTTCAAAATTGGGGATAATGTTGGAGTGGGATGCATGGTTGGAGCTTGCCATTCCTGTGAAAACTGCAACAAAAACAACCTTGAGAATTACTGCCCCAATATGATATTCACTTATAGCGCTAAGTACCATGATGGAACTGTCACCTATGGAGGTTACTCCGACCACATGGTGGCCGATGAGCACTACGTAGTTCGGATTCCGGATGGCCTACCTCTTGATGCAGGGGCTCCTCTGCTCTGTGCTGGGATTACAGTCTACAGTCCATTGAAGTACTTTGGACTTGATAACCCCGGTACGCGTGTTGGTATCGTAGGCCTTGGTGGACTAGGACATGTGGCTGTGAAATTCGCCAAGGCTATGGGGGCTAATGTTACGGTAATCAGTACATCAATTAACAAGAAAGAGGAAGCTTTGGAAAAACTTGGCGCTGATTCATTCTTAGTTAGCCGCGATCAAGATCAGATGAAT GCTGCTATTGGCACTTTGGACAGTATCATTGACACTGTTTCAGCAGTACATTCTCTACTGCCTTTGATTCGGCTGTTGAAGTCTCATGGAAAGCTTGTTATGGTTGGTGTACCCGAGAAGCCACTTGAGCAACCAATTTTTCCTTTACTTATGG GAAGGAAAATAGTAGCTGGTAGTGCCATGGGAGGTATGAAGGAAACACAAGAGATAATTGAGTTTGGAGCCAAACATAACATAAGAGCTGATATTGAGCTTATTCCTGCTGATTATGTCAACACTGCCATGAAGCGTCTTGTGAAAGGAGACATTAATTACcgatttgttatcgatgttggAAACACGTTGAAGTCAAgcaattaa
- the LOC107425062 gene encoding probable mannitol dehydrogenase isoform X3, whose amino-acid sequence MVKAAEQEHPIPATGLAAQDSSGVLSPINFSRRETGEKDVRFRVLYCGICHSDLHMAKNEWGTSIYPLIPGHEIVGVVTEVGDKVQKFKIGDNVGVGCMVGACHSCENCNKNNLENYCPNMIFTYSAKYHDGTVTYGGYSDHMVADEHYVVRIPDGLPLDAGAPLLCAGITVYSPLKYFGLDNPGTRVGIVGLGGLGHVAVKFAKAMGANVTVISTSINKKEEALEKLGADSFLVSRDQDQMNAAIGTLDSIIDTVSAVHSLLPLIRLLKSHGKLVMVGVPEKPLEQPIFPLLMGRKIVAGSAMGGMKETQEIIEFGAKHNIRADIELIPADYVNTAMKRLVKGDINYRFVIDVGNTLKSSN is encoded by the exons atggtgaaagcAGCAGAACAAGAACATCCAATTCCAGCCACCGGATTAGCAGCCCAAGATTCTTCTGGTGTTCTCTCT ccta TCAATTTCTCCCGGAG GGAAACAGGAGAGAAGGACGTAAGATTCAGGGTGTTGTACTGTGGGATATGCCACTCTGATTTGCACATGGCCAAAAACGAATGGGGCACTTCTATTTACCCTCTTATACCTGG GCATGAAATTGTCGGTGTAGTAACAGAGGTGGGTGATAAAGTCCAAAAGTTCAAAATTGGGGATAATGTTGGAGTGGGATGCATGGTTGGAGCTTGCCATTCCTGTGAAAACTGCAACAAAAACAACCTTGAGAATTACTGCCCCAATATGATATTCACTTATAGCGCTAAGTACCATGATGGAACTGTCACCTATGGAGGTTACTCCGACCACATGGTGGCCGATGAGCACTACGTAGTTCGGATTCCGGATGGCCTACCTCTTGATGCAGGGGCTCCTCTGCTCTGTGCTGGGATTACAGTCTACAGTCCATTGAAGTACTTTGGACTTGATAACCCCGGTACGCGTGTTGGTATCGTAGGCCTTGGTGGACTAGGACATGTGGCTGTGAAATTCGCCAAGGCTATGGGGGCTAATGTTACGGTAATCAGTACATCAATTAACAAGAAAGAGGAAGCTTTGGAAAAACTTGGCGCTGATTCATTCTTAGTTAGCCGCGATCAAGATCAGATGAAT GCTGCTATTGGCACTTTGGACAGTATCATTGACACTGTTTCAGCAGTACATTCTCTACTGCCTTTGATTCGGCTGTTGAAGTCTCATGGAAAGCTTGTTATGGTTGGTGTACCCGAGAAGCCACTTGAGCAACCAATTTTTCCTTTACTTATGG GAAGGAAAATAGTAGCTGGTAGTGCCATGGGAGGTATGAAGGAAACACAAGAGATAATTGAGTTTGGAGCCAAACATAACATAAGAGCTGATATTGAGCTTATTCCTGCTGATTATGTCAACACTGCCATGAAGCGTCTTGTGAAAGGAGACATTAATTACcgatttgttatcgatgttggAAACACGTTGAAGTCAAgcaattaa
- the LOC107425062 gene encoding probable mannitol dehydrogenase isoform X1: MVKAAEQEHPIPATGLAAQDSSGTLSPVNFSRRETGEKDVRFRVLYCGICHSDLHMAKNEWGTSIYPLIPGHEIVGVVTEVGDKVQKFKIGDNVGVGCMVGACHSCENCNKNNLENYCPNMIFTYSAKYHDGTVTYGGYSDHMVADEHYVVRIPDGLPLDAGAPLLCAGITVYSPLKYFGLDNPGTRVGIVGLGGLGHVAVKFAKAMGANVTVISTSINKKEEALEKLGADSFLVSRDQDQMNAAIGTLDSIIDTVSAVHSLLPLIRLLKSHGKLVMVGVPEKPLEQPIFPLLMGRKIVAGSAMGGMKETQEIIEFGAKHNIRADIELIPADYVNTAMKRLVKGDINYRFVIDVGNTLKSSN; the protein is encoded by the exons atggtgaaagcAGCAGAACAAGAACATCCAATTCCAGCCACCGGATTAGCAGCCCAAGATTCTTCTGG aacactCTCTCCAGTCAATTTCTCCCGGAG GGAAACAGGAGAGAAGGACGTAAGATTCAGGGTGTTGTACTGTGGGATATGCCACTCTGATTTGCACATGGCCAAAAACGAATGGGGCACTTCTATTTACCCTCTTATACCTGG GCATGAAATTGTCGGTGTAGTAACAGAGGTGGGTGATAAAGTCCAAAAGTTCAAAATTGGGGATAATGTTGGAGTGGGATGCATGGTTGGAGCTTGCCATTCCTGTGAAAACTGCAACAAAAACAACCTTGAGAATTACTGCCCCAATATGATATTCACTTATAGCGCTAAGTACCATGATGGAACTGTCACCTATGGAGGTTACTCCGACCACATGGTGGCCGATGAGCACTACGTAGTTCGGATTCCGGATGGCCTACCTCTTGATGCAGGGGCTCCTCTGCTCTGTGCTGGGATTACAGTCTACAGTCCATTGAAGTACTTTGGACTTGATAACCCCGGTACGCGTGTTGGTATCGTAGGCCTTGGTGGACTAGGACATGTGGCTGTGAAATTCGCCAAGGCTATGGGGGCTAATGTTACGGTAATCAGTACATCAATTAACAAGAAAGAGGAAGCTTTGGAAAAACTTGGCGCTGATTCATTCTTAGTTAGCCGCGATCAAGATCAGATGAAT GCTGCTATTGGCACTTTGGACAGTATCATTGACACTGTTTCAGCAGTACATTCTCTACTGCCTTTGATTCGGCTGTTGAAGTCTCATGGAAAGCTTGTTATGGTTGGTGTACCCGAGAAGCCACTTGAGCAACCAATTTTTCCTTTACTTATGG GAAGGAAAATAGTAGCTGGTAGTGCCATGGGAGGTATGAAGGAAACACAAGAGATAATTGAGTTTGGAGCCAAACATAACATAAGAGCTGATATTGAGCTTATTCCTGCTGATTATGTCAACACTGCCATGAAGCGTCTTGTGAAAGGAGACATTAATTACcgatttgttatcgatgttggAAACACGTTGAAGTCAAgcaattaa